A single region of the Elizabethkingia sp. JS20170427COW genome encodes:
- a CDS encoding AraC family transcriptional regulator: MLNEKAKIISELENRIIILYFSICILLLVLFLYYKSEKKNKKIAQELLQSVFHKVDAQITKEEFKDELPDIAHFKNTESKIIRLTSEDIAQNILKELNSFETKELFLEKGITLNNVAKKVKTNTRYLSEIINIYKGKNFATYLNDLRIDYAINRLATDRKFRSYKIPYIAEELGYNNEQAFALAFKKRTGTTLSFYLKEIETHQIKK, from the coding sequence TTGCTAAATGAAAAAGCAAAAATTATTTCTGAACTTGAAAATAGAATAATTATTCTATATTTTTCTATTTGCATTTTGCTTTTAGTTCTATTTTTATACTATAAATCTGAAAAGAAAAATAAAAAAATTGCTCAAGAATTACTGCAATCTGTATTTCATAAAGTTGATGCACAAATTACTAAAGAGGAATTTAAAGATGAGTTACCCGATATTGCACATTTTAAAAATACAGAATCTAAGATAATTAGGCTTACTTCTGAAGATATTGCACAAAACATATTAAAAGAGCTAAACTCTTTTGAGACAAAAGAACTCTTTCTTGAGAAAGGAATTACTTTAAATAATGTCGCAAAAAAGGTAAAAACAAATACTCGATATTTATCTGAAATTATTAATATTTATAAAGGAAAGAACTTCGCAACTTATTTGAATGATCTTCGTATAGATTATGCAATAAACAGATTGGCTACTGATAGAAAATTTAGATCTTATAAAATACCATATATTGCCGAAGAATTAGGATATAATAATGAACAAGCTTTTGCTTTAGCATTCAAAAAAAGAACAGGAACCACGCTTTCTTTTTATTTAAAAGAGATTGAAACACATCAAATTAAAAAATAA
- a CDS encoding lipocalin family protein, whose amino-acid sequence MKKSEKILLSAALSAATVYYLKKRQVRLPKGVKPVKNFEILKFIGTWNVIAKLNPQPELPLSHISFDFSPNERGGLKVKSKGFDEVSETWTSSIGEMQFVGKFDKARFKMSFYKPLWFGFNVISIDEDYRYALVAGNSLKYLWILSKEASVPQEVRDEFLLKATRLGYNTAELVWVFHQ is encoded by the coding sequence ATGAAGAAGTCTGAAAAAATTTTACTCTCAGCAGCCCTTTCTGCCGCTACAGTATATTATTTGAAAAAAAGACAAGTAAGATTACCGAAAGGAGTAAAACCAGTTAAAAATTTTGAAATATTGAAGTTTATCGGTACTTGGAATGTAATCGCAAAATTAAATCCTCAACCAGAATTACCGCTCAGCCATATTTCTTTTGACTTTTCACCCAATGAAAGAGGAGGACTAAAAGTGAAATCCAAAGGTTTTGATGAGGTAAGTGAAACTTGGACTTCCAGCATTGGAGAAATGCAGTTTGTTGGGAAGTTTGATAAAGCTCGTTTTAAAATGTCTTTCTATAAGCCACTATGGTTTGGCTTTAATGTAATCTCTATTGATGAGGATTACCGATATGCCCTGGTAGCTGGGAATAGTCTGAAATATCTATGGATACTTTCCAAAGAAGCAAGTGTTCCACAAGAAGTAAGAGATGAGTTTTTATTAAAAGCAACGCGTTTGGGATATAACACTGCCGAATTGGTTTGGGTCTTTCATCAGTAA
- a CDS encoding GLPGLI family protein: MKKLNLIFVLMVLAPFCFGQKMSFVYEVKYRLNSQMPDKFNTNIMILDFLDKNSIFRERIDRRSDSLKMNNGSPMLSSGFENQFYIKKDLLNSKISKVITNGQFMYLLPIEESLKWEISSEKKKIGIYNSQKATVTYGGRKWTAWFTDDIPINDGPYVFNGLPGLIIAITDNSGDYNFGLVQVKKTSNLFDARVKAINIDWNKYEQLAKSYYQNPNAEMEQKIRNAKKVIMQDAHGNVIDFDIRQMNKDQQEDIRKNNNPIELNHKIDYN; encoded by the coding sequence ATGAAGAAATTAAATTTAATTTTTGTATTAATGGTACTGGCTCCATTTTGCTTTGGACAAAAAATGAGTTTTGTCTATGAAGTAAAATATAGATTAAATAGTCAAATGCCTGATAAATTTAATACAAATATAATGATTTTAGATTTTTTGGATAAAAATTCTATTTTTAGGGAAAGAATTGACAGAAGATCTGACTCTTTAAAAATGAATAATGGTTCGCCAATGCTTTCTTCGGGCTTTGAAAATCAATTTTATATAAAGAAAGACCTACTAAATAGTAAAATATCAAAAGTAATCACCAATGGTCAATTTATGTACCTTCTTCCAATTGAAGAGTCTTTAAAATGGGAAATATCCTCAGAAAAGAAAAAAATAGGTATTTATAATTCTCAAAAGGCAACAGTTACATATGGCGGCAGGAAATGGACGGCATGGTTTACGGATGATATACCTATAAATGACGGACCATATGTTTTTAACGGTTTACCAGGATTGATAATTGCAATCACAGATAATAGTGGCGATTATAATTTCGGACTAGTACAAGTTAAGAAAACATCAAACCTGTTTGATGCCAGAGTAAAAGCAATAAATATTGATTGGAACAAATATGAGCAATTAGCCAAATCTTATTATCAAAATCCTAATGCTGAAATGGAACAGAAAATAAGAAACGCTAAAAAAGTCATTATGCAGGATGCCCACGGAAATGTTATTGATTTTGATATTAGGCAAATGAATAAAGATCAACAAGAAGACATTAGAAAAAATAATAACCCCATAGAACTCAATCATAAGATTGATTATAACTAA
- a CDS encoding alpha-ketoglutarate-dependent dioxygenase AlkB — protein MFSLFEEEPLHLLPYDGDAVFYRCFLDAQDSLAYFHLLLDSISWKHDEIFLFGKKITTRRKVAWYGENNLAYQYSNTIKRALPWTSELLELKKNIEQKSGFTYNSCLLNLYHNGNEGMSWHSDDEKELKKEGAIASLSLGTARKFCFRHKMSKEKVELFLSAGSLLIMYGKTQEYWQHCVPPSKKITQARINLTFRTIIENKNY, from the coding sequence ATGTTTTCTCTATTTGAAGAGGAGCCCCTTCACCTATTGCCTTATGATGGTGATGCTGTCTTTTATCGTTGCTTTTTAGATGCTCAAGATTCACTAGCTTATTTCCATTTGCTATTAGATAGCATCTCTTGGAAACATGATGAGATTTTTCTCTTCGGAAAAAAAATAACTACACGCAGAAAAGTAGCATGGTATGGAGAAAATAATTTGGCATACCAATATTCCAACACGATAAAAAGAGCGCTTCCATGGACTTCGGAGTTACTCGAATTAAAAAAGAATATCGAGCAAAAAAGTGGGTTTACCTATAACTCTTGCCTTCTCAATCTCTACCATAATGGTAATGAAGGCATGTCTTGGCATAGTGATGATGAAAAGGAACTAAAAAAAGAAGGTGCCATTGCCTCTCTTAGCCTAGGCACTGCACGAAAATTTTGTTTTCGGCATAAAATGAGCAAAGAAAAAGTAGAGCTTTTTCTCTCAGCGGGCAGTTTACTAATCATGTACGGAAAAACTCAAGAATATTGGCAACATTGCGTTCCACCTTCAAAAAAAATCACCCAAGCACGTATTAATCTTACCTTTAGGACTATTATTGAAAATAAAAATTACTGA
- a CDS encoding methylated-DNA--[protein]-cysteine S-methyltransferase, translating into MKNKDSINSMKIAQAIEYILENSKKELPLEKIAKKLELNTEEIHLLFRNWVDMDPDTLIHQLESLSMSNTSIGSPWEENKPSSISASIHYNKISPEEYRNLHIEYSFNESPFGKVIIASTEKGICYLAFEEQECAAFANLKARFPQARFSENEESFHQQALTFFNKNYIHKEPIHLHLKGTDFQIQVWEQLLKIPMGKLSTYGTLAQQIGKPKASRAVGTAIGNNPIAFIIPCHRVIQSSGKIGGYKWGDIRKNAIINWENS; encoded by the coding sequence ATGAAAAACAAAGATTCTATCAACTCTATGAAAATAGCTCAAGCTATTGAATACATCCTAGAGAACTCTAAAAAAGAGCTCCCCTTGGAGAAAATTGCTAAAAAATTAGAACTTAACACCGAGGAAATTCACCTTTTATTCAGAAATTGGGTTGACATGGATCCCGACACTCTTATTCACCAACTAGAATCTCTATCCATGAGTAATACCTCTATAGGTTCTCCTTGGGAAGAAAATAAACCTTCATCTATTTCTGCTTCCATCCACTACAATAAAATAAGCCCTGAAGAATACAGGAACCTACATATTGAATACAGCTTTAATGAAAGTCCTTTTGGTAAAGTTATTATTGCTTCTACTGAAAAAGGTATCTGCTATCTTGCTTTTGAGGAGCAGGAGTGTGCAGCTTTTGCCAATCTTAAGGCTAGGTTTCCACAAGCTAGATTTTCAGAAAATGAAGAGTCTTTTCACCAACAGGCGTTAACATTTTTCAATAAAAATTACATCCACAAAGAGCCCATACACCTTCATCTAAAAGGTACCGACTTCCAAATACAAGTATGGGAACAGCTCCTAAAAATCCCAATGGGGAAACTTTCTACTTACGGAACCTTAGCACAACAAATTGGAAAGCCAAAAGCTTCTAGAGCGGTAGGTACTGCCATAGGAAATAATCCTATTGCTTTTATCATCCCATGCCATAGGGTAATACAATCTTCAGGGAAAATAGGGGGGTACAAATGGGGCGATATCCGAAAAAACGCAATCATTAATTGGGAAAATTCTTGA
- a CDS encoding TIGR04139 family peptide modification target: MKKLTGMKKDFSSLENKKLSNLKFIKGGESNRSSPSNAVGADCSDTDYYTDDSSGTWTHKSRLIVCGPYEMSSDVN, from the coding sequence ATGAAAAAGTTAACAGGAATGAAGAAAGATTTCTCTTCTTTAGAAAACAAAAAACTAAGCAATTTAAAGTTTATTAAAGGTGGTGAATCAAACAGATCATCACCGAGCAATGCAGTAGGTGCAGATTGTAGCGACACTGACTATTATACAGATGACAGCTCAGGGACTTGGACTCATAAAAGCAGATTAATCGTATGCGGTCCTTACGAGATGAGCTCTGACGTAAACTAA
- a CDS encoding lipopolysaccharide assembly protein LapB, producing the protein MKVKFICIIILFFGRSLAQNNRFDSLKNHSFSDLETKYYEYNNVDKIKDVNLVSRYYLQKAKKEKNREKIIEGYVLMHFNEPFENALKYLDSVQVFSKNLKKEGYPARIYLLRGNLFFRYDHQKEALNNYILGLKYAKENGTKRQIAFAEISIAYLNNYIGKHNEAIKKLRFYLYNAPYLTENELSDVHLNLTSSYLDIERTDSAKVLIEEGLQSSQKNNKYRYNQYLSLLGLYNLKEKNYKAAINNLNRSKKYFLGTDSDPLSINYATLYLGQSYAGTGETEKALRNFLAIDSIVKKNNSTFPELREVYPFIIEYYKAKDNKEKQLYYIDRFLAIDK; encoded by the coding sequence ATGAAAGTTAAATTTATTTGTATAATAATTTTATTTTTTGGCCGGTCACTGGCACAAAATAATCGATTCGATTCTCTCAAAAACCATTCCTTTTCCGATTTGGAAACCAAATATTATGAATATAATAATGTTGATAAAATAAAGGATGTCAATTTAGTTAGTAGATATTATCTTCAAAAAGCTAAAAAAGAAAAAAACAGAGAAAAAATTATAGAAGGTTATGTTTTAATGCACTTTAATGAGCCATTTGAGAACGCATTAAAATATTTAGATAGTGTACAAGTTTTTTCAAAAAACTTAAAAAAAGAAGGTTATCCTGCACGTATCTACTTGTTGAGGGGGAATCTATTTTTCCGGTATGATCATCAAAAAGAGGCACTAAACAATTATATATTAGGATTAAAGTACGCCAAAGAAAATGGAACTAAACGACAAATTGCTTTTGCTGAAATTAGTATTGCATATCTAAATAACTACATCGGAAAGCATAATGAAGCCATAAAAAAACTAAGGTTTTATTTATATAACGCCCCCTATCTTACTGAAAATGAACTCTCTGATGTTCACTTAAATTTAACAAGTTCTTATTTGGATATTGAAAGGACAGATTCTGCTAAAGTCCTCATTGAAGAAGGATTGCAGTCTTCACAAAAAAATAATAAGTACCGATATAACCAATATTTGTCTTTACTAGGATTATACAATCTGAAAGAAAAAAATTACAAGGCTGCTATTAATAATTTAAATAGATCTAAGAAATATTTCCTAGGCACTGACTCAGATCCCTTAAGCATAAATTATGCTACCCTATATTTAGGACAGTCTTATGCCGGAACAGGAGAAACAGAAAAAGCGTTAAGAAACTTTTTGGCAATAGATTCCATTGTTAAAAAAAACAATAGTACATTTCCAGAACTTCGAGAGGTATATCCTTTTATTATAGAATATTATAAGGCAAAAGATAACAAAGAGAAGCAACTATATTATATTGATAGATTTTTAGCTATTGATAAATAA
- a CDS encoding protein-L-isoaspartate(D-aspartate) O-methyltransferase — protein MRGDNYLHKGRRKQLVEYLFSKGITDAKVLQAIGSVPRHLFMESIFEDFAYEDRAFPIAASQTISHPSTVAEQSSLLKVEENQKILEIGTGSGYQTCVLMAMKAQVYTIERQKDLYDFSLKIFKKLNVSPKFQSFGDGFVGLPSFAPFDRIIVTCGAESLPVQLLKQLKVGGFMVIPLGPEDNQILTRFYKKDETSFEKEEFGLCKFVPMLKNVNL, from the coding sequence ATGAGAGGAGATAACTATTTACACAAAGGTCGTAGAAAACAGTTGGTAGAATATTTGTTTTCTAAAGGAATAACCGATGCTAAGGTTTTACAAGCAATAGGGTCGGTACCTCGCCATCTCTTTATGGAAAGTATTTTTGAAGATTTTGCATACGAAGATCGTGCTTTCCCCATCGCAGCCTCTCAAACGATTTCTCATCCTTCTACAGTTGCTGAGCAAAGTTCCCTTTTAAAGGTGGAAGAAAACCAAAAAATATTGGAAATTGGTACAGGAAGTGGCTACCAGACCTGTGTACTTATGGCAATGAAGGCTCAGGTGTACACCATCGAAAGACAAAAAGATCTTTATGATTTTTCTTTAAAAATATTTAAAAAATTAAATGTAAGCCCTAAATTTCAGAGTTTTGGAGATGGATTTGTAGGTTTGCCTTCCTTCGCCCCCTTCGATAGAATTATTGTAACCTGTGGGGCAGAATCGCTTCCTGTTCAGCTTTTAAAACAATTGAAGGTAGGTGGCTTTATGGTGATTCCATTAGGTCCAGAAGATAACCAAATCCTCACAAGGTTTTATAAAAAAGATGAAACCTCTTTTGAAAAGGAGGAGTTTGGGCTTTGTAAATTTGTTCCTATGCTGAAGAATGTTAATTTGTAA
- a CDS encoding DUF2911 domain-containing protein produces the protein MKRMIFSLALVFSAYAFAQEYTTPVASPRQKIEQQFSISKIGIDYGRPGAKGRQVFGGIVPFGKIWRAGANAVTKISFGQEVDFNGKKVGAGTYALFILPEKDTWKIILNTDTKQWGAFNYDAKLNVAEVSVPVLSLDQPVEWFTINFTPNGNTDLDMDISWEKSKVIVPIKIVDNEAVSKIIKDLKAEKAKK, from the coding sequence ATGAAAAGAATGATTTTTAGCTTAGCATTGGTATTTTCAGCTTATGCTTTCGCTCAAGAATATACTACTCCAGTGGCAAGTCCACGTCAAAAAATTGAACAACAGTTTTCCATCTCTAAAATTGGAATCGATTATGGAAGGCCAGGAGCAAAGGGAAGACAAGTTTTTGGAGGGATAGTTCCTTTTGGAAAAATATGGAGAGCAGGAGCCAATGCAGTTACTAAAATTAGCTTTGGACAAGAGGTAGATTTTAATGGTAAAAAAGTAGGAGCTGGTACTTATGCTCTTTTCATACTTCCTGAAAAAGATACTTGGAAAATTATCCTAAATACCGATACCAAACAGTGGGGGGCATTTAATTATGATGCAAAGCTTAATGTAGCAGAAGTATCCGTACCTGTATTATCTTTGGATCAGCCTGTAGAATGGTTTACCATCAATTTTACTCCTAATGGGAATACCGACTTAGATATGGATATTTCATGGGAAAAATCTAAAGTAATCGTTCCTATAAAAATAGTGGATAATGAAGCTGTTTCTAAAATTATTAAAGATTTAAAAGCCGAAAAAGCCAAGAAATGA
- the gwsS gene encoding grasp-with-spasm system SPASM domain peptide maturase, which yields MKYFNLFSNIQITKGISRIVISDLQRNVSELYPLELYDLIEELKITSIENLLNNYDQESKEIVQEYINLLLEKEYGFVTLNDWDKNFPPLSYDYHDYSTISNLYIEMDDVSILQRIKISVENLGIKHLVIHSKRSFTLEEFLEIDTAFANGLLEGIEVYSVFHDSIDETFLQNLDKKTARIYNLVFYNCKRNPFKIKNTFRFALKFIKQDLQISSCGKVNVDYFNTNLPKVLEAINHNSCLHKKIGIDIDGNIKNCPAMPQIFGNIKKTSLEEALGHSDFKKYWNLTKDHIEVCKDCEFRYICTDCRAYTERTHTSSGSLDISKPLKCGYNPYTGEWEEWSTNPLKEKAIKYYGMEELVKRN from the coding sequence ATGAAATACTTTAACTTGTTCAGCAACATTCAAATTACAAAAGGGATCTCCAGGATAGTAATAAGCGATTTGCAAAGAAATGTTTCGGAGCTGTATCCTTTAGAATTATATGATCTGATAGAAGAACTTAAAATTACCTCTATTGAGAATTTACTCAACAATTATGATCAGGAATCCAAAGAAATTGTGCAGGAATATATAAATCTATTGCTAGAAAAGGAGTATGGTTTTGTTACTTTGAATGATTGGGATAAAAATTTCCCTCCGCTTTCCTATGATTATCATGATTATAGTACGATCTCTAATCTATATATTGAAATGGACGATGTTAGCATCCTCCAAAGAATAAAAATATCTGTTGAAAATTTAGGAATAAAACATTTAGTTATCCATTCCAAACGATCATTCACTCTTGAAGAATTTTTGGAGATTGATACCGCTTTTGCAAATGGTTTATTGGAAGGAATTGAAGTTTACTCTGTATTTCATGATAGCATTGATGAAACTTTTCTCCAGAACCTGGATAAGAAAACTGCTAGAATCTATAACCTAGTATTTTATAATTGTAAAAGAAATCCGTTTAAAATAAAAAATACTTTTCGATTTGCATTAAAATTCATCAAGCAGGACTTGCAAATTTCTTCCTGCGGAAAGGTAAATGTAGATTACTTTAACACTAATCTTCCGAAAGTTTTAGAAGCGATAAATCACAATTCCTGCCTACATAAAAAAATTGGAATAGATATAGACGGAAATATAAAAAACTGTCCCGCCATGCCTCAAATCTTTGGAAATATAAAGAAGACATCTCTAGAAGAAGCTTTAGGTCATTCTGATTTCAAAAAGTACTGGAATCTTACCAAAGATCATATAGAAGTTTGTAAAGATTGTGAGTTTCGCTATATCTGCACGGATTGCAGAGCCTATACCGAGCGTACACATACGAGTTCTGGCAGCTTGGATATTTCCAAACCTTTAAAATGCGGCTACAACCCTTATACGGGTGAATGGGAAGAATGGAGTACTAATCCCCTTAAAGAAAAAGCTATAAAATATTATGGTATGGAGGAATTAGTAAAAAGAAATTAA
- the gwsG gene encoding grasp-with-spasm system ATP-grasp peptide maturase has product MILIVSKNNEITTTEIIKWLLSMRKKFVRVDEDELFEIKMLNGKIILQSERNNFFLDDITSVWYRRGGIKFKRFRYDNEAINTHMYEAQHWLEEYVLHLLEAKKHINKQTKAHVNKLLVLEAAKKAGLNVPNYFLSNTTQDIRLGKTIVKSITGNVILQNLTENTDGIMYTAVVDKKNSDDFFISFFQEKIEKDFEIRTFYLEEKIWSIAIFSQKDQQTQLDLRKYNTENPNRNVRYLLPKSVEEKICKLMKELDLNCGSIDFIKSGDKFYFLEVNVVGQFLSLSDTCNYSLDKEIADYL; this is encoded by the coding sequence ATGATACTGATAGTTTCTAAAAATAATGAAATAACTACAACAGAAATAATTAAATGGCTGTTGAGCATGAGGAAAAAATTTGTGAGAGTAGACGAGGATGAGCTATTTGAAATTAAAATGCTTAATGGCAAAATTATACTTCAAAGTGAAAGAAATAATTTCTTTTTAGATGATATTACAAGTGTATGGTATAGAAGAGGGGGGATAAAGTTTAAACGCTTCCGTTATGATAATGAAGCAATAAATACCCATATGTATGAAGCACAACATTGGTTAGAGGAATATGTACTTCACCTTCTTGAAGCTAAAAAGCATATTAATAAACAAACTAAAGCGCATGTCAATAAACTCTTGGTTTTAGAGGCCGCAAAAAAAGCTGGTTTAAATGTTCCTAACTATTTTTTATCAAATACTACGCAGGACATTCGGTTAGGAAAGACTATTGTAAAATCGATTACTGGAAATGTTATATTACAAAATCTTACAGAAAATACTGATGGGATAATGTACACTGCCGTTGTGGATAAGAAAAATAGTGACGATTTTTTTATTTCATTTTTTCAGGAAAAAATTGAAAAAGATTTTGAAATAAGAACATTTTATTTGGAAGAAAAAATTTGGTCGATTGCTATATTCTCTCAAAAAGACCAACAGACTCAACTGGATTTAAGAAAATATAACACAGAGAATCCAAATAGAAATGTAAGATACCTATTACCGAAAAGTGTCGAAGAAAAAATTTGTAAACTAATGAAAGAATTAGACTTGAATTGTGGTTCAATCGACTTTATAAAGAGTGGAGATAAGTTTTACTTTTTAGAAGTTAATGTTGTGGGACAATTCCTTTCTCTCTCAGACACTTGCAATTACTCATTGGATAAAGAAATTGCAGATTACTTATGA
- a CDS encoding isoaspartyl peptidase/L-asparaginase family protein, whose amino-acid sequence MKKAVLLFLVLNGVLSFAQKKYVAVIHGGAGTILKKNMTPELEEQYKEKLKEALTQAYKHYKNGKSSIEAVEAAIMVMEDSPLFNAGKGAVFTNNGRNELDASIMFGKNKNAGAVAGVTTVKNPIKAAIAVMQQSEHVMMVGKGAEQFAKSKGLEIVPSSYFWTQQRWDALQKVKKKELNANEPNAMNLNYPSYYWVDQKFGTVGCVALDKDGNITAGTSTGGMTNKKYGRVGDSPIIGAGTYADANVGISGTGWGEFFIRATAARTVAAKYEYHNKDIKTAAQEVIDEIGAMGGDGGIIALDKNGNVAMPFNTEGMYRGTVTESGEIEVQMYR is encoded by the coding sequence ATGAAAAAAGCAGTATTATTGTTTTTGGTGTTGAATGGAGTATTGTCTTTTGCTCAAAAGAAGTATGTAGCGGTAATACATGGAGGGGCAGGAACCATCCTTAAGAAAAATATGACTCCCGAGTTGGAAGAACAGTATAAAGAAAAATTAAAAGAAGCTCTTACCCAAGCTTATAAGCACTACAAAAATGGAAAAAGCTCTATAGAGGCTGTGGAGGCGGCTATTATGGTGATGGAGGACAGTCCCTTATTTAACGCAGGTAAAGGTGCTGTGTTTACCAATAATGGGAGGAATGAGCTAGATGCCTCTATTATGTTTGGTAAGAATAAAAATGCGGGGGCTGTAGCTGGGGTTACTACGGTGAAAAATCCTATTAAAGCAGCTATTGCTGTAATGCAACAGTCCGAGCATGTAATGATGGTAGGAAAAGGAGCGGAGCAATTTGCAAAAAGCAAAGGTTTGGAGATAGTACCTTCTTCTTATTTTTGGACTCAACAAAGATGGGATGCTTTACAAAAAGTGAAAAAGAAAGAGCTAAATGCTAATGAGCCTAATGCTATGAATTTGAATTATCCAAGCTATTATTGGGTAGATCAAAAATTTGGTACTGTTGGCTGTGTTGCTTTAGATAAAGACGGTAATATCACTGCAGGAACTTCTACAGGAGGGATGACGAATAAAAAATATGGTAGAGTAGGAGATTCCCCAATTATCGGTGCAGGGACTTATGCAGATGCTAATGTAGGGATTTCAGGCACTGGATGGGGCGAGTTTTTTATTAGAGCTACTGCTGCAAGAACGGTAGCTGCAAAATATGAGTATCATAATAAAGATATAAAAACAGCAGCTCAAGAAGTGATAGATGAAATAGGAGCAATGGGAGGAGATGGCGGAATTATCGCCCTGGATAAAAATGGTAATGTTGCAATGCCTTTTAATACCGAAGGAATGTACCGAGGTACAGTTACTGAAAGTGGAGAAATTGAGGTACAGATGTACCGATAA
- a CDS encoding RNA polymerase sigma factor, with amino-acid sequence MPHQEQEFTRLIKENQGIIIKVSRMYTNSESDEQDLFQEIVLQLWRSYKSFKGDSKISTWMYRVALNTAITLFRKTSRRVPTDNLPNRQFAEEEKDDEKQSQLDTLYKVIKLLPEVDRAIVMMYLDDLPYKNIAENLGITEVNARVKMNRLKKNLKDLMLKYAE; translated from the coding sequence ATGCCTCATCAAGAACAGGAATTTACACGTCTTATTAAAGAGAACCAAGGTATTATTATCAAGGTTTCAAGGATGTATACCAATTCTGAAAGTGATGAGCAAGATCTTTTTCAAGAAATTGTACTTCAGTTATGGCGTTCTTATAAAAGTTTCAAAGGAGATTCTAAAATATCAACATGGATGTATAGAGTAGCCTTAAATACTGCCATTACCTTGTTTCGTAAGACTTCTCGTAGGGTTCCTACGGATAATTTACCGAATAGACAATTTGCAGAAGAAGAAAAGGATGACGAAAAACAATCTCAGCTGGATACTCTGTATAAAGTGATAAAACTATTACCGGAGGTAGATAGGGCAATTGTGATGATGTATTTAGATGATTTGCCTTATAAGAATATTGCTGAAAACTTAGGAATTACCGAAGTTAACGCTCGTGTGAAAATGAATAGATTGAAAAAAAACTTAAAAGATTTGATGCTGAAATATGCAGAATGA